One window of Cydia pomonella isolate Wapato2018A chromosome 7, ilCydPomo1, whole genome shotgun sequence genomic DNA carries:
- the LOC133519839 gene encoding DNA polymerase epsilon subunit 4 isoform X2, with product MTESQHYTDIDISDVIDDTEQYADTEQYIDTEINSEPIESEILQESELVSSEEHVEKKPQSARSEVVKATRLPIARIKNIMKQDPDVSVISADAAFLVTKATIFASHLRLHGREAGQVINMADQSGQLILLDTRPNIS from the exons ATGACCGAAAGCCAGCATTACACGGATATCGATATATCAGACGTCATCGACGACACAGAACAGTATGCGGACACGGAACAATACATTGATACTGAAATAAACTCCGAACCCATTGAAAGTGAGATTCTGCAAGAATCCGAGCTAGTTAGCTCTGAAGAACACGTGGAAAAGAAGCCTCAGAGTGCGAGGAGTGAGGTTGTGAAGGCCACAAGATTACCTATAGCGAggattaaaaatataatgaagCAGGACCCAGACGTAAGCGTCATTAGTGCTGATGCTGCGTTCTTAGTGACGAAAGCTACG ATTTTTGCATCTCACTTACGCTTGCATGGTAGGGAGGCTGGTCAAGTTATAAATATGGCTGACCAGTCAGGACAGTTAATTCTGTTGGACACCAGACCGAACATCTCCTGA
- the LOC133519839 gene encoding DNA polymerase epsilon subunit 4 isoform X1, producing MTESQHYTDIDISDVIDDTEQYADTEQYIDTEINSEPIESEILQESELVSSEEHVEKKPQSARSEVVKATRLPIARIKNIMKQDPDVSVISADAAFLVTKATELFLETIVKETYNTSTKKKKIITKKDLDYVINMVDCLCFLEGAMDF from the exons ATGACCGAAAGCCAGCATTACACGGATATCGATATATCAGACGTCATCGACGACACAGAACAGTATGCGGACACGGAACAATACATTGATACTGAAATAAACTCCGAACCCATTGAAAGTGAGATTCTGCAAGAATCCGAGCTAGTTAGCTCTGAAGAACACGTGGAAAAGAAGCCTCAGAGTGCGAGGAGTGAGGTTGTGAAGGCCACAAGATTACCTATAGCGAggattaaaaatataatgaagCAGGACCCAGACGTAAGCGTCATTAGTGCTGATGCTGCGTTCTTAGTGACGAAAGCTACG GAGCTATTTCTAGAAACAATAGTCAAAGAAACATACAACACATCaactaagaagaagaagataattaCCAAGAAGGATTTAGACTACGTCATAAATATGGTGGACTGCTTGTGTTTCTTAGAGGGTGCTATGGATTTCTAA
- the LOC133519821 gene encoding maltase A1-like — translation MRAVTLVLVAVVAVTAASDADWHESALIYQIYPRSFKDSDGDGIGDLNGITSKLSYLAHTGVDAIWLSPIYKSPMYDFGYDITDYRAIAPEFGTMEDFDNLMVEAKKLGIKVVLDYVPNHTGNESEWFVKSCKRQDGYDNYYIWADGRPNPDDPDHPLPPNNWVSVFRKSAWEYNEDRQQFYLHQFVVGQPDLNYREPKVREEMKDVLRFWLDKGVSGFRVDAVNMMYEVDPADFGGQYPDEPLSGDPNSGPDDYGYLHHIYTQNLDETYSVVYDWRDVLDDYFYNDGEYKIMMTEAYADLNLMLRYYGDGKRNGSIPFNFSFLGDVKNTSNAKDIKVIIDKWMTYMPAGQPANWVNGNHDQSRVANRQGTDRIDAMNLLALILPGVTLTYQGEEIGMTDGYISWEDTVDPQACNTEDPINYASHSRDPNRTPYHWNGGKNAGFSDTDGKTWLPIASNYREVNLEREMREPKSHYKFYKDVVALKKTRAVRSGDLETRALGEHVLVVARLKAGSRAVVGVVNLSDEEQAVDLSSIRLLPSLLEVKASGVNSALEKGQKVIKSRFTVAPHSAVALQSLIWVPHILV, via the exons ATGAGAGCGGTTACTTTGGTGTTGGTTGCCGTGGTGGCGGTGACTGCCGCGTCGGATGCGGACTGGCATGAGTCTGCCCTGATTTATCAGATTTATCCTCGCAGCTTTAAGGATAGCGATGGGGATGGGATTGGAGATTTAAATG GCATAACCTCCAAGCTGAGCTACCTAGCCCACACCGGCGTGGACGCAATATGGCTGTCGCCGATCTACAAGTCGCCCATGTACGATTTCGGCTACGACATCACTGACTACCGCGCCATCGCACCAGAGTTCGGCACCATGGAAGACTTTGATAACCTCATGGTTGAGGCTAAGAAGCTAG gcaTAAAGGTAGTTCTTGACTACGTGCCCAACCACACAGGAAACGAGAGCGAGTGGTTCGTCAAGTCCTGCAAGCGACAGGACGGCTACGACAATTACTACATATGGGCTGATGGCAGACCAAACCCTGACGATCCCGATCACCCGCTGCCACCGAATAACTGG GTCAGCGTGTTCCGCAAGAGCGCCTGGGAGTACAATGAAGACCGGCAGCAGTTCTACCTGCACCAGTTCGTGGTCGGCCAGCCCGACCTCAACTACCGCGAGCCCAAGGTCCGGGAGGAAATGAag GATGTGCTTCGCTTCTGGCTCGACAAAGGCGTGTCCGGATTCCGCGTGGACGCTGTGAACATGATGTATGAAGTGGACCCGGCGGATTTCGGCGGACAGTACCCTGACGAACCACTCTCAG GCGACCCTAACTCCGGTCCGGACGACTACGGCTACCTACACCACATCTACACCCAGAACCTGGACGAGACCTACTCCGTGGTGTACGACTGGCGCGACGTACTCGACGACTATTTCTACAACGATGGCGAGTACAAGATCATGATGACGGAGGCCTACGCCGACTTGAACCTTATGCTGAG GTATTACGGCGATGGAAAAAGAAACGGCTCTATCCCCTTCAATTTCAGCTTTCTGGGCGATGTTAAAAATACTTCCAATGCTAAGGATATTAAAGTGATAATTGATAAGTGGATGACGTATATGCCTGCGGGACAACCTGCGAACTGGGTG aATGGAAATCACGATCAGAGCCGTGTAGCTAATCGTCAGGGCACAGATCGCATCGACGCTATGAACCTTCTCGCGCTGATTTTGCCGGGAGTCACACTCACCTACCAA GGCGAAGAGATCGGTATGACCGACGGCTACATCTCATGGGAGGACACCGTAGACCCTCAAGCCTGCAACACCGAGGACCCTATCAACTACGCCAGCCACTCTCGGGACCCCAACCGCACGCCGTACCACTGGAACGGCGGGAAGAACGCAGGATTCTCTGACACTGACGGCAAGACTTGGTTGCCTATCGCTAGTAACTATAGAGAGGTTAACTTGGAAAGGGAGATGAGAGAGCCCAAGAGCCATTATAAG TTCTACAAAGACGTGGTGGCTCTGAAGAAGACCAGAGCCGTGCGCTCAGGAGACCTGGAGACCCGTGCGCTCGGCGAACACGTGCTGGTCGTTGCCAG ACTGAAAGCCGGCTCCCGTGCGGTGGTGGGTGTAGTTAACTTGTCAGATGAGGAGCAAGCCGTAGACCTGTCGTCTATCAGACTCCTTCCGTCGCTGCTGGAGGTTAAGGCTTCAGGCGTCAACAGTGCGCTAGAAAAAGG ACAAAAGGTGATCAAGTCCAGATTTACTGTGGCACCTCACAGTGCTGTGGCGCTCCAATCTCTCATCTGGGTACCACACATCCTAGTATAA